The Clostridia bacterium genomic interval CCATATCCTTATGGGCTTTGGGGGCGCCATCAAAAACGTGGGCATGGGCTGCGGCAGCCGGGCCGGCAAGCAGATGATGCACTCCACCATCCGGCCTAAAGTCAACCCCGACAAATGCCGCGGCTGCGCTTCTTGCCGCCGCTGGTGTCCGGCTGATTGCATCAGCTTGGTGGACAGGCCGGAAGCTATGCCGGGCGCAAAATCTCACGCCGAGGAGGCTTCATCCTCAGGTTCAGCTCCTAAGCTTTCGGCCAAAGTAGCTGTGATCGATTCCGAAAAGTGCCTAGGGTGTGGGGAATGCACCATTACTTGCCCCGAGGGAGCTATCAAGATCAATTGGAAGACGGAAGCGTTTGCTGCCCAGGAGCGGATGGTAGAATTTGCTTATGGGGCCATTAAGGACAAGCTAGAAGCGGGCAAGTGCGGGTTCATCAACTTCCTCATCAATATTGCTCCCGACTGTGACTGCAACACTTGGAGCGATACTCCGGTGGTGCCCGACCTTGGTATTCTCGCCTCCAAAGACCCCGTGGCTATTGACCAAGCTTCGGTAGACTTAATCAACGGCGCTACCGGTATTCCTGGAACCGCCCTCAAACAAAACCTAGCCCCAGGCCAGGATAAGTTTGCCGATTTGCATCCCGAAAGCGACTATCCTGCCCAGATCCGCTATGCCGAGTCCATTGGCCTGGGGAGCCGCAACTACCAGCTGATAGAAATCTAACTGGTTCCAGGCACCTGGGAAACCCTGGAAGTCAACTACCCGGCCCGCTGGCGTAGCCCCACTTTTCACCTTGCTTTGTCTTACGCTCGTTCCGGAAACCCTTGCGGGCCAAACTAGCGCTCGGCCTCAAGCTCCGGCGGACTTCCCGGCAAATTCGACTTCCTGTCTCAGTTGCCGGCCTCGGGCATCCATGCCCTCGGGTCCGCCTCCGCTTTCAGCCTCGTTAAGTTTGGCTACCGCTCGGGTTTAGTCGCTCGGCTTTCAAGCCAAAGCAGCCCTCCCCAGCGAAAACTGGCGATAACACAGCCCGGCCCGGCATAGTATTTTGATTGCCGGGCTATCTTTTGTCCTTTATACTGAATGATGGTAGGCTGACAGCGGAAGCGGCAGTTGCAAATACCAGCGCCCCTTGACTGTTCCCTTGGGGAACACCTTACCCTGGGGAACAGGAGGTGCAGCTCATGAACATTTGNNNNNNNNNNCCGATTGGTACACGGTTATGCCAACGTTACTGCCGAGGAAATATACGAGATTCTAAAGCGTAACTTAGGTGACTTTGAGACTTTTGCCCGTTATGTGGTTCAGTTCATTGACAGGGAAGATAAGTCTTAAAAAGCTCAGATGTTTTAGGCTTGACTGTTCCCTTGGGGAACACCTTACCCTGAGGAACAGGAGGTGCAGCTTATGAACATTTGGGAAGTGGCTAAGGCGACCGGCTTGACCAAGAAGGCCATCCGCTACTATGAAAAGATGGGTTTGCTTTCGCCGGCCATAAATCAGGACAACAACTATCGGGATTATTCCTGCTTGACGCCAGGGGCCGGCAGGTGTTTCAATTGCCCGGCAGGCTGTTTTCCGTTATACTAAATCATGGTAGTCCTAAGGATCTGGGACCAAGCTTGTGGTGGGGAATGAAAAAGTGAAATTGCCTAAGGATTTAGATCTTAAGCTGAAGAAAATAAGACCGGTTTTTGAACGCCATGGGATCCTGGCTGCTTACTTGTTTGGCT includes:
- a CDS encoding DUF86 domain-containing protein, with the translated sequence RLVHGYANVTAEEIYEILKRNLGDFETFARYVVQFIDREDKS
- a CDS encoding DUF362 domain-containing protein → MPSKVFFTSRRSTSHKESLPTKLAQLFDAAGFNQIIAPKDLVAIKMHFGEKGATAFISPVFVRQVVEKVRQYQGKPFLTDTNALYVGKRNNAAEHIETALANGFGYATVQAPIVIADGLKGRSYREIPVNLKHFASVKIASEVLDADAFLALSHVKGHILMGFGGAIKNVGMGCGSRAGKQMMHSTIRPKVNPDKCRGCASCRRWCPADCISLVDRPEAMPGAKSHAEEASSSGSAPKLSAKVAVIDSEKCLGCGECTITCPEGAIKINWKTEAFAAQERMVEFAYGAIKDKLEAGKCGFINFLINIAPDCDCNTWSDTPVVPDLGILASKDPVAIDQASVDLINGATGIPGTALKQNLAPGQDKFADLHPESDYPAQIRYAESIGLGSRNYQLIEI
- a CDS encoding MerR family DNA-binding transcriptional regulator, encoding MNIWEVAKATGLTKKAIRYYEKMGLLSPAINQDNNYRDYSCLTPGAGRCFNCPAGCFPLY